The segment CAAGTTGCATAGCAGCATTATCTACATACATATACTCTAAACTAACTTCAGGGTAATCCTTAGCTACCTTAGCAGTAACCTCACGCCATAATTGGCTAGTTTCAAGCACATTTGCCTTATCTACTAAACACACTTTTTTTCGTCTTTTCATAGCTGCGTCAAAGGCGATTTTGGCTATTCTTTCTATCTCCTCTACTGTGTAAGCCATGGTATTATAGGCTCTATCTTCTAATTTCTCTCTTGGCTGACCAAAATATAACCCACCAGTAAGCTCTCTAACAACCAAAATATCCACACCTTTAATAACTTCAGGCTTTAGGGTTGAGGCATTGATAAGCTCATCATATATCATCGCTGGACGCAAATTCGCATAAGCACCAAGAGATTTTCTAAGCTTTAAAAGTCCGCTCTCAGGGCGAAGATGTCTTGGCAAATTATCCCATTTTTCTCCACCAATCGCACCAAAAAGCACAGCGTCACTTCTCCTAGCACCTTGTAAAGTCTCATCAGGTAACGGCTCGCCAAATACATCAATAGCAGCCCCACCCATCAAAAAATACTCATAATTTAATCTAAAATTAAATTTAGCACTCACGCTATCAAGGACTTTTATCGCCTCTTCAGCAATTTCTGGGCCTATGCCATCGCCTTTTATCACACAAATATTATAACTTTTCATCAATTATCCTTATAGAGTGCTTTTAGCATAGTTAATCAAGCCACCAGCCTTGACAAGCTCTTGCATAAATTCAGGAATTGGCTCAAATTTGTATTCGCAATTTTGAGTTAAATTTTTGATTATACCGCCACTATAATCAATCTCTAGCTCATCGCCCTCATTGATACTATCAGTTTGAGAGCACTCAAGTATCAATAGGCCTGTATTAAAGCTATTTCTATAAAAAATCCTAGCAAATGATTTTGCGATTACTACGCTTATCCCAGCAGCTTTAATCGCTATTGGGGCATGCTCTCTACTACTACCACAGCCGAAATTTTCCCCAGCTACGATACAATCCCCCGCTCTTACTTTAGAGCTAAAATCCTTATCAGCATCTTCCATAACATATTTTGCTAAAATTTCTGGATCGCTTGTATTTAAATATCTAGCAGCTATTATCACATCAGTGTCGATATTATCACCGAATTTCCATACTTTTGACATATTTTTCCTTAATAAAATTTTAAGATAGCATTATAGCAAATTTAATCTTAATCTCTAGTTTTTACATGCTCTTGGCTAAAATTTTCTTCCATTCGTTTGATCTCGGCACTTCCGCTTCTGTAAATTTCGCTATCTACTCTTAGCTCTTTTTGGCTAATTTTGTTATCATAATTTACATTACTTAAAATATGCTTAAATACATTAATTCTAGCCCTTTTTTTATCATTGCTAGTTACTACTGACCATGGTGCGTATGGGGTGTTTGAGGCTAGGAGCATTGAGTATTTTGCTAGTGTGTATTGATCCCATAGCTCTTGGCTCTTCTCATCAACTGGGGATAGTTTAAACTGCTTTAAAGGGTCGTTTTTACGCTCTTTGAAGCGTTTTTTCTGCTCTTCTTTGGATACTGAGAAGTAGAATTTAAATAAGATAATACCCGAATTTACTAGCATCTCTTCAAATTGAGGCACTTGGCGTAAAAACTCCTTATGCTCCTCTTCACTACAAAATCCCATCACAGGCTCAACCCCAGCTCTATTATACCAACTTCTATCGAATATTACTATCTCGCCACCACTTGGCAAATGGCTAATGTAGCGTTGAAAATACCATTGAGTTCTCTCTACATCGCTTGGCTTTTCTAGTGCCACAACTCTACAGCCCCTAGGATTTGTATGTTCGATCAATCTCTTAATCGTCCCACCCTTGCCAGATGCATCACGACCTTCAAAGATTATTAAGACTTTTAACCCCTCTTTTTTGACAAAAGTTTGGAATTTTAGGAATTCAATTTGAAGCTTTTTAAGCTCCTCTTCATATCTTAATTTTGATTTTTTAACCTTTATGGTTACATACTCTTCTTGATTTGCCATTGACTCTCCATATAATGTAAAATTTGGATATTTTATAATTTTTTGATTGAAATTTTGCTTATTATAGATATTTTGATTTAAGCTAGTTTGACCCTACTCTTTTGGTTTGGCTTCATTAACTTTAATCGCCCTACCACCTATATCTTTGCCATTTAAGTTATCTATAGCGACTCTGGCTTCATCATCATTCTCCATCTCTACAAAGCCAAATCCCCTAGAGCGATTCGTAGCTTTGTCTTTGACTATTTTGGCTCTATTTACCACGCCATAAGCAGCGAAAATCTCTCTAAGCTCTTCATCATTGATGCGGTATGGAAGATTGCTTACATATATGTTTATCATAGTAACATCCTTTTTGTATTTTACGAAAATGCGGTTACTAATCATATCTAAATTTTAAATAATTTTTACAATAAATTTAAATTTGATCCGAATTTAACCGCATTTTGCTATTTGGCGTTGAAAAGGTTAAAATAGAAGTCCGGATTTTACTTGATTGTATTTTTCTTCGCCACATAGCTCTTTTAGCAATGCTAGGGCAAATTCCATCGCGGTTGCGGGCCCACGAGAAGTTATGATATTGCCATCTATCACGACATTTTTATCAGGGTTATAACCATTATGATTTACTGTAGCCTCAAATCCTGGATAGCAAGTATATTTCTCACCCAAAACGCCCGCCGTGCTAAGCGCCCACGGCGCAGCGCAAATAGCGGCTAATTTTTTGCCATTTGATTTGGCTTCTTTTAATTTTGTTGCCAATTTTTGGCTTTTGGCTAGATACTCAGCGCCTGGCAACCCTCCTGGCAAAACTATCATATCAGCTTGGCTAAAATCATACTCATCAAAGGTTATATCACTATTTAGACTAACGCCGTGAGCGCCACTTACACTAAGATTACTCTCAAGTGCTACCATACTCACTTCCACGCCACCACGACGCAATATATCCACAATGCTCAAAGCCTCAATCTCTTCAAAACCATTTGCCATAATTACAGCTATTTTTGCCATTTTTTCTCCTTTTAATTAGTTAAAATCGCTAAAATCTCTTACCGATTGTGGCTGAAATATTCAAATTATCACTAGTAGTAGCAAACTCCCCGCCTACTCCAAATTTAAAGAAATAGCCACTATTTGTAGTATATTCACTACCTAAGCCGATATTTAATCTATTTTTATCTAGGTGATATCTTTGGGTAAATTTCTCACCTTTAAAGTCATTGAACTCAGCTTGAGCGTCCATATCATAGCCATTTAGCATTCTTTCGTATAATACAAAACCTGTATATCGTAAATTATCACTAACCTTATATGAGCTATTTAGACCAAGTGCTGCGGTGATGGTATCGTGATTGATGCTATCATAATTTTTCGCAAATATCTCACCACTTTCTCTAAAGCTATCTTGATAGATATAACCATAACTAAAATATCCAAGAGGTGATAAAACAAAATCACCTATTAAATAATCTTTTGCCAAACCAAGCTCGAAATTTGCATTATAGCTCTTATATTTACCTTTGATATCACCTTCTAAATATCTCTCATTTTCATTAAACGCTACCAAAACTGACCCACCGCTTAATAACTTAAATGAGCCAAAATCATAGGTGTAATTGGCCGCTAAGCTCATAGTTTCGCTTTTAGACTTCGCACCGATATCAAAATCCAAGCTTGATCTACTAGCACCAATACCATAAGATACGGTCGCATTGTCTAAATCATGGGCTAAATTTATACTGATACCACTTTGATATCCATCGAAGCCATCACCATTATATCTTTTGTAAGTTGGATTGATATACCAATAATTTTTAGGTTTTAAAGCATCAAATCCTAAATCAATAACATAATCACTAGCCACAGATGCGACGAAAATTCCATTATCATAAGGGTTTGAGCCATAAGCAAATAGAGTTGAATTAACCGGATTAATGCTAAATAGCAAATTATTTTGATAAAAGCTAGTGTGATTAGATGTCGTAATCGAGGTTAAATTCGATACAGAATTGCCCTCTATGCGACTCATAGTCTCTTGATATGTGTTAGAATCGCTTTGATCCAAAGCAGCGAAGAAATTCTTATATTTATCATCTAAATTCGCTTCTTTTCTGATATTTCTCATAGTTTGACTAAGTGTCTCTGAGCCGGTCTGATAGGCATCTGGACGAACTACTGGGGTTATGATTATATTATTATTTTGGCTATTATTATTGCTTGGGTCTTGGGTGTTGTTGTTTTGTTGATTATTGTTATTTGTGGTATTTTGGTTATTTGGTGTTTGGTTGCTTGATTCTGGGTTGCTCGGTGTTGGCGTTGGTGTGGTGGTGCTACCTTGTGAATTTGAGCTTTGAGAGTTGCTATTTTGGTTATTATTATTGCTTGGGTCTTGGGTGTTGTTGTTTTGTTGATTATTGTTATTTGTGGTATTTTGGTTATTTGAATTTGGGTCTGATGGTGTTGGGTTTGGCACTTCAGTTTCATGGATTGGTGGTATAAAGATTGGATCTTTGTTTATCGTGGTTTTATCGCTATCAAGTTTCATCTCAAAGCTAATGCTATTATTGCTAGCGATATAAATTTGGTTAAAGTCATTAATATGATTAGATAGATCGCCTAGCGTGATTTTGATCTCTTTATCCACGGTGTAATACTGCGCTAATGGATTATACTCCAAATTTCCGCCACTAATACTATAATCCTTAGCGATTAATTGCGAGTTGTCATCATTGCCAAAATCCAAAATAAGCTTTGAGTTTTGGCCTGTTTGCGAGTATGTACCATCGACTACTAAATCGCTTAAATCCTCATTTCCAGGGCGAATGATTGAGTTATCATTGGTTAAATTGTGCTTAATCACTCCATTACCGCTTAGAATTGAGCCGTTATTGACATAGACGCTTCCAGCTATTTGTGCTGTTTTGCCATCTTTGCTTAGTAGTCTTATACCGCCATCATTTATAACAGTAGCACCCTCATAGCTATTAACCCCACTTAGAGTTAAAACCCCACTGCCTGATTTGATAAGGCCTACATTTAGATTATCTAAATTTTTAGGCAAATTATATGCTTCAGGGTTGTGAGTATCGGCTTCCCATTTTCGTTGGCTTATATCGTTGCTAAACTCAGTATCATTTCCCTTAGTATCTAGCGAATAATACACCGCAGTTTCGCCATACTGACTACTTACATCAGCATCACTTAATCTATTCGCGTCTAAGATTCCTATACCTTTTAAAGCCTTATCAATATCCAAAATTCCTTGACCAAATAGATCCTCTTTCGTAACCTCTTGAACCCACGGATAGTCATCATCATCAATGGCAGCCATACCACTCATACGATCATATTTCCAATTTATACCAAAATATCCAGAATTTGATAAATCCTTCTCAACGGCTTTTTCATCTATACTACCATCTTCTTTTTTTGGAATTTTGCTATCTACATAAAATATTGTGTATCTCTTTGAGCTAGAGCAAAGAACATTACCATCACAAAGAGTTTTTCCGGTAGTAGTCTCTTTTAAAACAATTTTAGGCCCTATATAGTCTTTATTGGCTGTAGAGAGCAAGGTATCGGCTATCTGTTTGCCACTCATAAATGGGAATTTTTGAGCTACTAAGGCAGCAGCGCCAGTCACCACAGGGGCTGCCATAGATGTACCGCTAGAGACCCTATATAGATCATTATCCAACTTACCTGTTAAGATATCTTTAGTATTATAACTAGCATTTACGCTATTGATATTTGTCCCAGGTGCTGCTAAACTAAAGTTATAAACACCTTTTAATCCATTAGAATATGTAGTAGGAGCACTCAAATAATCAAAATTATCATTTCTTGTTGTGGCTACTATAAATTTACCATCACTATCCTTGCTAACTTGTGCGCTATCTAAGGCCGTTACTACAATTATAGATCTGATCTCTTCATCATAGTATGGAGCTAGAGCCATAATCCCAGGAGATATGATCCCCTCATTACCAGAGGCAAAAACACTAAGCATTTGCTTCTCTTTAGATAGCTTTATAAGATCACTTGCAGTTGAATCTCTTTGAATTAACGGGATATAATCATTTGGATTATTAGCATTTTTTAGAAATGAAATCGATGAACTAGTAAGCGAATTTAATCCAGATAGCGGATAAACCGTGGCATTCCAACTATTATTAATAGCTGCGATAGTTTTATCCTTAAAATACTCATATACATTTGGGGCTGTAAAACTAGCTGAACCAGAAGTATTATGCCCTGTTATCTGAACGCCGTAAGCCTTGGCGTCTGTAGCGATTCCGCCTATTTGGCCATCAGGCTTGGCTAGTATGATACCTGCTACATGGCTACCATGAGTATCAACTGAAAAATCCGGCGTATAAGTGCTACCTCTATACTCAGAATAAATTTGATCCACGATCTGACCTGATAAGTTAGGGTGGTCTTTGTTAATAGCGCTATCTATAACCCCCACAAACACGCCACTACCCGTTACGCTCTTGTCATTATAATTAATAAGCTCAAAATCCGTAAGGCCAAATAGATATATAGGAAGAATAAGTGATAATTTAATGGATTTCATAAATTTGCCTTAATGTTTTATACTGATTATTATATAATAATTTATATTATAAAAATATAAAAAATAATTATAATCTTTAATAAGATAGTAAAAATAAATTTGATATAATCGCTCAATTAATCAAGGAAAAAATATGAGCAAAGAGACTAAATATATATTTGTTACTGGCGGAGTTTTAAGCAGTTTAGGCAAGGGTATAGCCGCTGCGAGTATCGCCACACTACTTAAAAATATAGGCTATAAGGTTAGTATGCTAAAAGCTGATCCATATATCAATGTAGATCCTGGCACGATGAGCCCACTAGAGCATGGGGAGGTCTTTGTGACTGATGATGGTGCTGAGACTGATTTGGATCTTGGGCATTATGAGAGATTTTTAGATGAGAATTTAAACCAAGATAATAACTTCACCACCGGCAAGGTATATAGCTCTGTAATTGAGCGTGAGCGTCGTGGTGACTACCTAGGCAAGACTATTCAAGTAATTCCACATATTGTAGGTGATATCGTAGATCGCATTAAAAAGGCTGCTAAGGGCAATGATATATTGATAGTTGAGATAGGTGGAACGGTAGGCGATATAGAGGGGCTTCCATTTTTAGAAGCTATTAGGGCGCTTAGAAGTGAAGTTGGCAAATCTAATGGTATGTTTATCCATCTTACCTTAGTGCCATATATCAAAGTCGCTGGAGAGCTAAAAACCAAGCCTACTCAACACAGCGTAGGTGAGCTTCGCCGTATCGGTATAAGTCCAGATATGATAATTTGTCGCACTGAAATTCCGCTAAATAGAGAGCTTAAAGATAAGATAGCCGCAAGTTGTGGTATAGAGCGAAACGCAGTTATAGAAAGCTCTGATATGCAAAGCATATATCAAGTGCCATTAAGCTTTTTAAACCAAAACATCCTTGAGCCAATAGCACAAAATTTAAACCTCAAAAATCCTAAGCCAAATATGCAAAATTGGGATAATCTAGTAAAAAGAGTTATCGCACCAAATGATCAGATAAATTTAGCCTTCGTAGGCAAATATGTAGATTTAAAAGAGAGCTATAAGAGCCTAACAGAGAGCATAATCCACGCTGGGGCAAATCTAGATACAAGAGTTATCATCAAATGGTGCGATAGCGAAAAAATAGATTCTAATAATGTAGCCGAAACATTAAAAGATTGCGATGCTATCTTGGTCGCTGGAGGCTTTGGGCCTCGTGGCGTAAGTGGCAAAATAGAAGCTATCAAATTCGCTAGAGAAAACAAAATCCCATATCTAGGAATCTGCCTTGGAATGCAACTTAGCATGATTGAATTTGCTAAAAATGTATTGAAGTTAGATGATGCTAATTCGGTTGAATTTGATGAAAATTGTAAAAATCCTATAATCTATCTAATAGACAGCTTCATCGATGCAAGTGGCAAAAAACAGCTAAGAACGCACACTAGCCCACTTGGTGGGACAATGAGACTTGGCGGATATGAGTGTGATCTACTCAAAGGCTCACTACTAGCTAAGGTATATAATAATCAAAGCAAAATTAAAGAGCGCCACCGCCACAGATATGAAGCCAACCCAAAATATAGAAGCGAATTTGAAAAAGCCGGTCTAATAGTAAGTGGTGAGAGCGATGGACTCATAGAAGCAGTAGAGATCAAAGATCACCCATTTTTCTTAGGTGTTCAATTTCATCCTGAATTTACATCAAGGCTAACTAAGCCAAACCCTGTAATATTAGGATTTATAAAAGCTGGGATAGAATACAAAAATGCTAGATAAAAAGGCTATAAAAGAGCTATTAAGCAGTCGTTTTAGTAACGATATCCATACTAAATTATCTCAAATTCCATTGCCTTGTGAGCTAAAAGATACATTTAAAGCAGCTAAAAGAATCAAAGAGGCGATACAAAATAATGAGCTAATCGCCGTTGTGGGGGATTATGATGTTGATGGGATCGTAAGCACAGCTATTATGGCTGAATTTTTAAGCGATATGTCAGCAAACTATATAATAAAAATTCCAAATAGATTTAAAAATGGCTATGGATTAAATGAAGAGATCATAAATGAGCTAGATAACGCCACTTTGATAATCACCGTTGATAATGGTATAAGCGCTATCGAAGCGGCCAATATATGTAAAAAGCGAAAGATTGATCTCATCATCACAGACCATCATATGCCCCCACCCATACTCCCTGATGCATACGCTATAATAAACCCAAAACAAAAAGCCTGTACCTTCCCAAATATCGAAATTTGCGGAGCTCAAGTCGCTTGGTATCTTATTGGAGCTTTAAAAGAAGTTTGTAATCAAAAAAATTATGATATGGGGAAATTCCTTGATCTTTTAACCTTGGCAATTATCGCTGATATGATGGAGTTAAGGGATTTAAATAGAATTTTAGTCCGCCTTGGCTTGGTGCGTATAAACTCTAGCAAAAGAGCTTGTTTTGAAGCGATCAAAAACTACTATAATAAAGAGAAATTTGAATTTGATGATATTAGCTTTTTGATAGCGCCACTTATAAATTCAGCCGGTAGAATGGATGATGCCACCATATCTTTTAAATTCCTAAGAGCCAAAAGTTTAAATGAAGCAAATGAGTATTTGAGTATGATTAGCGAATTTAACGCTTCAAGAAAAGAAGAAGAGAAGGCGCTTTTTGAGTCTAGCCAAAATGATATAAACGAAAATGAAGATATCATAGTTACTTGGGGCAATGAGTGGCACGAGGGCGTGATTGGTATCGTCGCTGGAAGACTAGCTAAAAAGTATAAAAAACCAGCAATTGTCTTTAGCATAGATGGAGATAAGGCCAAGGGTAGCGCTAGGAGCGTTGGTAAATTTGATATCTTATCTTTGATCGCTTCTCAAGAGAGTTTATTGTGCGGATATGGTGGGCATAAGGGCGCTGCTGGGCTGGTGATAGAGAGTGCGAATTTGGATAAATTTAAAACCGCTATAAATCAATCTTGCTTTTTACAAGAGCTATATGAATTTAGCGTTAATGATGAGATTTTAGGCGAGATTGATCCATCGGCTATAGATTATGAGCTTTTGGAGATTTTGGAGTTTTTCGAGCCATACGGCCAAAAAAACCCACGGCCACTCTTTGAGCTTAAAAAAGCTATGGTAAAATCAGCCAAAAAAATAGGCAAAGAAGAAACTCACCTAAAAATCATCTTACAAAAAGAGAATAAAACCCTAGAAGCGATATTTTTTAACTACGATTATATGCCAAAAAGTGGCGAAAATATAGATATCTTAGTTACCATCTCTAAGAATTCATTTCGTGGGCTAATCACCCCGCAACTACTAATAAAAGAGATTATAAGACAGGAGCAAAAATGAAATTAAATTTTATCAAAACCTTTGTAAAGCATGAGAGCTTTAGCGGCGTTTTGCTAATTATTGCTACGATTTTGGCCTTGGTATTTCAAAATGGCATTTTAAGCCACTTCTATCAAGAGATTTTAAGATCTGAATTTAGCATCGGATTTAGAGAATTTACCTTAGCTAAACCACTGATTTTATGGGTAAATGACGGCCTTATGGCGGTATTTTTCTTTGTTGTGGGATTAGAATTAAAGCGTGAAATTGTAGAAGGTGAGCTATCCAATCCTAGACAAATAGCCCTACCAATTATAGGTGCTCTTGGCGGAGTTGTCTGCCCTGCTCTTATATTTTGGGGATTTAACTATGGCGATGAGTTTGCTATAAGGGGATGGGCTATACCTACTGCTACTGATATTGCCTTTGCACTTGGGGTGCTTATGCTTCTTGGCAATAGAGTGCCTAGCTCTTTAAAGATATTTTTGCTAACCTTAGCTATTATAGATGATCTTTGTGCGATCGTGATTATAGCGCTATTTTATACAACTGAGCTATCTGCTACTTCGCTTGGAATTTCATTTATTTGCTTAATTATTTTATTTATCCTAAACCGCTTAAAAGTAAATAAAAAATCGATATTTTTGCTATTTACCTTAATCCTTTGGTTTAGCGTGTTAAAAAGTGGCGTCCATGCTACCATAGCTGGAGTTTTAGCCGCATTTTTCATCCCTATGAGAGATAGTGCTGGCACAAGTATGCTAAAAGACCTTGAAAAGGATCTTCACGGCGTTACAAGCTACTTTATCTTGCCGATTTTTGCCTTTGTCAATGCTGGAGTTAGCCTAGCTGGAGTTGATCCTAAGCAGCTTATAAATTCAGTTGGCTTAGGGATATTTTTGGGGCTGTTTTTTGGTAAGCAATTAGGGGTATTTTTATTTAGTTTTATATTTATCAAATTAGGCTTTGCCAAGCTTCCTGATGGGGCAAATTGGCTGCAATTTTATGGAGTTTGTATATTAACTGGAATTGGCTTTACAATGAGTTTATTTGTAGGCGCTTTGGCTTATAATGATAGCCCAGTATTTTATCACGCTGATAAATTAGCGATATTATTAGCTAGTTTTGTCGCTGGAGTGGTAGGATATATCTATCTATTTTTACTATGTAAGCCAAAAAAGAATATCGATTAAGGAGATAAAATGAGAAGTGACAATATCAAAAAAGGCTATACCAAAACCCCACATAGATCGCTACTAAGGGCAACTGGTCTTAGAGATGAGGATTTTGATAAGCCTTTTATAGGCGTGGCAAATAGCTTTATAGAGATAATTCCAGGGCATTTTTTCTTAGATAAATACTCTAAAATCCTAAAAGATGAAATTCGCAAAAATGGCTGCGTGCCTTTTGAGTTTAACTGTATCGGCGTAGATGATGGTATCGCTATGGGGCATGGCGGTATGCTCTACTCTCTCCCAAGCCGTGAGATAATAGCAAATTCAGTTGAAACCGTGATGAATGCTCACTGCCTTGATGCGCTAGTTTGTATGCCAAACTGCGATAAAATCGTCCCTGGAATGCTCATGGGAGCTTTAAGAGTAAATGTCCCAACTATATTTATAAGCGGTGGGCCAATGGCTGCTGGAGTTGGGCTTAGGGGTGAGGCCTTGGATTTAAATTCAGCTTTTGAGGCTGTTGGGGCGTATGAAACAAAGCAAATAGATGAAAAAGAGCTTAAACATATAGAGTGTAACGCCTGTCCTGGTGGCGGTAGCTGTAGTGGAATGTTTACGGCCAATTCTATGAATACCCTTTGTGAAGCGATGGGCGTGGCCTTAGAAGGCAATGGAACTATCCTAGCTCTAACCAAAGAGCGTGAAGAGCTAATCAGAAAAGCTGCGAAAAGAATCTGCCAAATCGCCCTTGATGAGAGATATAAAATCAGAAATATCATAAATACCAAATCCATTCACAACGCAATGGTCGTAGATATGGCAATGGGCGGTAGCTCAAATACAATTTTACATATGCTAGCTATCAGCCGTGAAGCTGGTGCGCCACTAGATATAGCAAAACTAAATGACATTAGTCGCAGTGTCCCACATATAGCCAAAATCGCCCCGAGCCTACCTAGCGTGCATATGGAAGATATAGCCAAGGCCGGTGGGCTAAGTGCGGTTATAAATGAGATAGCTAAATTTGATGATAAATTGCTAAATTTAGATGCTCTTACTATAAGTGGTGAGAGCTTAGGCGATAGGGTCAAAAATGCTGAAATTTTGGATCAAAATATCATTCACACAGTAGCAAACGCCTACTCAAAAGTCGGCGGACTAGCTATTTTATTTGGTAATTTAGCCGAGCAAGGCTGCGTGATAAAAACTGCTGGTATAGTCGGTTCAAGACAATTTAGTGGCAAAGCGATCTGCTTTAACTCTCAAGATGAAGCCATAGAAGGCATCAGTAGTGGCAAGGTCAAAAAGGGCGATGTGGTTGTTTTAAGATACGAAGGGCCAAAAGGAGGTCCAGGAATGCAAGAGATGCTAAGCCCAACTAGCCTTATAATGGGGCGTGGGCTTGGGGCTGATGTAGCCTTAATCACTGATGGGAGATTTAGCGGTGCAACAAGAGGCCTAAGTATCGGCCATGTAAGCCCTGAAGCTGCTGAAGGCGGTATGATAGGACTCTTAAAAGATGGCGATATCATCGATATTGATGTAGATAAATACAGCATAAATGTTCGCTTAAGCGATGATGAGATTAACGCTAGAAAAAAAGAGTGGAAATACGCCGGCAAAAAGATAGATAGTCGCTGGCTAAGACAATACCAAAAGCTAGTTACCAACGCAAGCAATGGGGCGATTTTAGAAGCGTGAGATGATTTAGCCCTTTTTTGGGGGGCTAAATTTTAGATCTGATCTTAAGCTTATATCAACTTATATAAACTTAAGATTTTATCTAGAAATATGGTTTAAAGCTATATTTTAGCTTTATTATGCTCTTTTTTGATTTTTATAGCTTCAAATATGAATTTGATATATCCGCCTTTATACCATTGTTTATGTGCTTTTATAAGGGCATTTCCTAGTTTATAGCTCAGATGATTTTTGATATTTTGGTCTTTTTGATTATTTAGTTTTAAATTTTCTTGTAAGGCTTTTATCTGCTCTTGCGTGATTGGCTTTGGCGGTTGCGGTGGCGTGGCTAACTGCTCTTTAAGCCTATTTATAATTTGTGGGCTTAGGACTCTATCAATGTGTTTTGTGATATTAGGATACAAATGCCCGATATACTCATCTATAAACTCCATAGAATCTTTGAAAAATACGATATTTGGTATAAGATAAGAGCGGTCTATATCCCTATCAATCTCTATATCCCTATCACTTGGAATAAGGCTTAAATCAAATAATTTCATTTTTGAATTTGGCTTACATAAGAAAAATGCGATTAAATCGAAGTATGGTAAAGATACGCTATTTGGGGTATTTGGACGAGCGTTAATATAAGATTCACTATTTGCTAAATTTTCATCATTAAATTTGACTATCAAACTACTATCTATTATCGGCTCGGCTTGTATTTCGCAAAATATATTAAGCTTTGAAGTTGGCTTAACAATATTCTTATCCTTATTTTTTAAATGTATAGAAGCACAATGCGATAT is part of the Campylobacter lanienae NCTC 13004 genome and harbors:
- the ilvD gene encoding dihydroxy-acid dehydratase codes for the protein MRSDNIKKGYTKTPHRSLLRATGLRDEDFDKPFIGVANSFIEIIPGHFFLDKYSKILKDEIRKNGCVPFEFNCIGVDDGIAMGHGGMLYSLPSREIIANSVETVMNAHCLDALVCMPNCDKIVPGMLMGALRVNVPTIFISGGPMAAGVGLRGEALDLNSAFEAVGAYETKQIDEKELKHIECNACPGGGSCSGMFTANSMNTLCEAMGVALEGNGTILALTKEREELIRKAAKRICQIALDERYKIRNIINTKSIHNAMVVDMAMGGSSNTILHMLAISREAGAPLDIAKLNDISRSVPHIAKIAPSLPSVHMEDIAKAGGLSAVINEIAKFDDKLLNLDALTISGESLGDRVKNAEILDQNIIHTVANAYSKVGGLAILFGNLAEQGCVIKTAGIVGSRQFSGKAICFNSQDEAIEGISSGKVKKGDVVVLRYEGPKGGPGMQEMLSPTSLIMGRGLGADVALITDGRFSGATRGLSIGHVSPEAAEGGMIGLLKDGDIIDIDVDKYSINVRLSDDEINARKKEWKYAGKKIDSRWLRQYQKLVTNASNGAILEA
- the nhaA gene encoding Na+/H+ antiporter NhaA; amino-acid sequence: MKLNFIKTFVKHESFSGVLLIIATILALVFQNGILSHFYQEILRSEFSIGFREFTLAKPLILWVNDGLMAVFFFVVGLELKREIVEGELSNPRQIALPIIGALGGVVCPALIFWGFNYGDEFAIRGWAIPTATDIAFALGVLMLLGNRVPSSLKIFLLTLAIIDDLCAIVIIALFYTTELSATSLGISFICLIILFILNRLKVNKKSIFLLFTLILWFSVLKSGVHATIAGVLAAFFIPMRDSAGTSMLKDLEKDLHGVTSYFILPIFAFVNAGVSLAGVDPKQLINSVGLGIFLGLFFGKQLGVFLFSFIFIKLGFAKLPDGANWLQFYGVCILTGIGFTMSLFVGALAYNDSPVFYHADKLAILLASFVAGVVGYIYLFLLCKPKKNID